A genomic window from Flavobacterium sp. I3-2 includes:
- the uvrA gene encoding excinuclease ABC subunit UvrA, whose translation MKEIDFSNIDPKKNIIIKGAHLHNLKHVDVVIPRNEMVVITGLSGSGKSSLAFDTLYAEGQRRYVESLSSYARQFLGRIDKPKVEYIKGIAPAIAIEQKVNTTNARSTVGTSTEIYDYLKLLFSRIGITYSPISGNIVKKHTVTDVINAIKSFEEGSKWMLLSEIKNSEKRSIFEQLKIALQQGFSRALINEETVRLDEFIEDAKNEKFKFKTVFLIVDRLIVKPNDEDFLSRLADAIDTAFFEGKGTLFLREIGTGTQLEFNNRFELDGIHFLEPNIHLFSFNNPYGACPTCDGYGNIVGIDDDLVIPNTALSVYENAIYPWRGETMSWFRDQLVNNSHHFDFPIHKPFYQLTDEQKELVWKGNKYFTGLNDFFQELEEKNYKIQNRVLLSRYRGKTKCTTCHGKRLRPEADYVKIVSKSISDLVELPIKNLREFFKNLELNEYDQQVAKRLLIEINNRLEFLSEVGLNYLTLNRTSNSLSGGESQRINLATSLGSSLVGSMYILDEPSIGLHPKDSEKLIQVLLNLKKLGNTVIVVEHDEDVMKAADQIIDIGPEAGSFGGELVAQGTYDEILKSDSLTAKYLNGDYQIEVPKKRRSFKNFIEIKGARENNLKNIDVVFPLDCLTVITGVSGSGKSTLVKKILYPALQKKLTGTADKPGKFNDMIGSFSHIKNLEYIDQNPIGKSSRSNPITYLKAYDDIRDLLSKQQLSKIRNYQPKHFSFNVDGGRCEVCNGEGEVTIEMQFMADVHLPCEACHGKRFKKEILEVQFEGKNIDDILNMTVDDAYEFFEKTQQTKIAIKIKPLQDVGLGYVKLGQSSSTLSGGEAQRIKLATFLGKGNTKERTLFVFDEPTTGLHFHDIKKLLKSFYDLIENGHSIIVIEHNLDLIKCADQIIDIGPEGGENGGNLIAFGTPEEIIKNKESITGFYLKEKLK comes from the coding sequence ATGAAAGAAATCGATTTTTCAAACATAGATCCAAAGAAAAATATCATAATAAAAGGAGCTCATTTACATAATTTAAAACATGTAGATGTTGTGATTCCAAGAAATGAAATGGTTGTAATTACAGGTCTTTCTGGATCTGGAAAATCAAGTTTAGCTTTTGACACACTTTATGCCGAAGGACAAAGACGTTATGTTGAAAGTTTATCATCTTATGCACGTCAATTTTTAGGTCGAATTGACAAGCCAAAAGTTGAATATATTAAAGGTATTGCACCTGCAATAGCAATTGAACAAAAGGTAAATACCACAAATGCACGTTCTACGGTTGGAACTTCGACTGAAATTTATGATTATTTAAAATTATTGTTTTCAAGAATTGGAATCACCTACTCGCCTATTTCTGGAAATATCGTAAAAAAACACACCGTAACTGATGTTATCAATGCGATAAAAAGTTTTGAAGAAGGTTCTAAATGGATGTTACTTTCAGAAATCAAAAATTCAGAAAAAAGATCCATCTTTGAGCAACTTAAAATTGCACTTCAACAAGGATTTTCACGAGCTTTAATCAATGAAGAAACCGTTCGTTTAGACGAATTTATTGAAGATGCTAAAAACGAAAAATTTAAATTCAAAACTGTTTTTTTAATTGTCGATCGTTTGATTGTAAAACCAAATGATGAAGATTTTTTAAGTCGTTTGGCCGATGCTATTGATACCGCTTTCTTTGAAGGAAAAGGTACTTTATTTTTACGTGAAATTGGAACAGGAACACAACTTGAATTCAACAATCGTTTTGAATTAGATGGCATTCATTTTTTAGAACCTAACATTCACTTATTCAGTTTTAATAATCCGTACGGCGCTTGTCCAACTTGTGATGGCTACGGAAATATTGTTGGGATCGATGATGATTTAGTGATTCCCAATACCGCTCTTTCTGTTTATGAAAATGCGATTTATCCTTGGCGTGGCGAAACTATGAGTTGGTTTAGAGACCAATTGGTAAATAATTCTCACCATTTTGATTTCCCAATTCACAAGCCATTTTATCAATTAACCGATGAACAAAAAGAATTGGTTTGGAAAGGAAATAAATATTTTACTGGATTAAATGATTTCTTTCAAGAACTTGAAGAGAAAAATTACAAAATACAAAACCGCGTTTTATTATCGAGATATCGAGGTAAAACAAAATGTACAACTTGTCACGGAAAAAGATTACGTCCGGAAGCTGATTATGTAAAAATAGTTTCTAAATCTATTTCGGATTTAGTTGAATTACCAATAAAAAATTTACGCGAATTCTTTAAAAACTTAGAATTAAACGAATACGATCAGCAAGTTGCAAAACGTTTATTAATTGAAATAAACAATCGTTTAGAATTTTTATCTGAAGTTGGTTTAAATTATTTAACGTTAAATCGTACGTCTAATTCCTTATCAGGAGGCGAATCACAACGTATCAATTTAGCAACTTCACTTGGTAGTAGTTTAGTTGGTTCGATGTATATTTTAGATGAGCCAAGTATCGGACTTCATCCAAAAGATTCTGAAAAGCTGATTCAAGTTTTATTAAATTTAAAAAAACTTGGAAATACAGTTATCGTTGTCGAACATGATGAAGATGTTATGAAAGCTGCCGACCAAATTATTGATATTGGACCAGAAGCAGGTTCGTTTGGTGGTGAGTTGGTTGCTCAAGGAACTTATGATGAAATTTTAAAATCAGATTCTTTAACAGCTAAATATCTGAATGGCGATTATCAAATCGAAGTTCCAAAAAAACGTCGTTCTTTTAAGAATTTCATTGAAATAAAAGGGGCTCGAGAAAATAATCTAAAAAATATAGATGTTGTTTTTCCGTTAGATTGTTTAACAGTTATAACCGGAGTTTCGGGAAGTGGAAAAAGTACGTTAGTTAAAAAAATATTGTATCCTGCTTTACAGAAAAAGCTTACAGGAACAGCCGATAAACCTGGTAAATTTAATGATATGATTGGTTCATTCTCTCATATTAAAAATTTAGAATATATCGACCAAAATCCAATTGGAAAAAGTTCGCGTTCAAATCCGATTACATATTTAAAAGCGTACGATGATATTCGTGATCTTTTATCTAAACAACAACTTTCTAAAATCAGAAATTACCAACCAAAGCATTTTTCATTTAATGTTGATGGCGGTCGTTGCGAAGTTTGTAACGGCGAAGGTGAAGTTACGATTGAAATGCAATTTATGGCCGATGTGCATTTACCTTGCGAAGCTTGTCATGGAAAACGTTTTAAAAAGGAAATCCTTGAAGTACAATTTGAAGGTAAAAACATTGACGATATTTTAAATATGACGGTTGATGATGCTTACGAATTCTTTGAAAAAACACAGCAAACTAAGATAGCTATTAAAATTAAACCTTTACAAGACGTTGGTTTGGGTTATGTAAAATTAGGTCAATCATCATCAACTTTATCTGGTGGTGAAGCGCAACGTATAAAATTGGCTACGTTTTTAGGTAAAGGAAATACCAAAGAACGTACTTTGTTTGTTTTTGATGAACCAACAACCGGATTACATTTTCACGACATTAAAAAATTATTAAAATCGTTTTATGACTTGATTGAAAACGGACA